From the Octopus sinensis unplaced genomic scaffold, ASM634580v1 Contig08463, whole genome shotgun sequence genome, the window TACTGGCAAATGAACTTTTGATACTCTATGAAGCGCAGGTAAAAAATATTCCGGTGGTTCTGACGTGGGACAGAAATGTCTCCAAATGATCTAAATATTATATGGATAAAATAATCATTGAAAAAGCAACGAGAACCTACATCCAATCCGTTGTACTAAAAAGAATTCTCGAAAGTATGTTAACTGAACACAAGCATTGGATGAGGGTATCTGGTGACGAATACGCCTCTGCTACCGACCAAATGTGAAACCGGCATGCTGTCGGGACACGTCAATTAAAGCTATAACAACTTTGTCtgatggagagatagagagggaggagagCGAGGAACTAGCAGCAAATTCTCCCcctaaaaagaagagaaagatctTCAACAATAAGGAGTGAAAACCTTAACTAAATAGTGTAACCTAATTagtatttgtctattttttttataaatgatttatttaattgtaattcgatcTATCTGAGTTATTCTCAAATTGTAATTAGAATAGAAGTTTCCATAGTGAGAAGAAGAAATATCTAAAATGGAAATAACATATGTCTACACCAAGACACGAGCTGAATTCGGGAAACAGTGTATATTTACAGACAAGAACCCGGAATTGATTGTCGACATTAAACCTAAACCAGAAGACAAAGAAAACTTCATAGAATTCAACTATTGCGATAAAGAAGTGAACCATATTCCAGAAATATCAGAACACGAagtatattttgctatttttactgatttgaaatatttattcaaaacaaatCATTTAGGTTAATACCGAGTCGTTCAGGACGAATAACACCGGAATTAATCACGTTGAGGGTGGCTGGCCAAAGGACATCAATTGTGAGGATGTCGACCAAATACAACGATTTagaaaaaaggttgagaaagacGACGTTTATATTACATCAGTCCGCAACCTTTCAATTGTATAGTTCTGATTTGAACGTATAGATTATTGAACGACAAATAATGAGAAACAATGCCATCGACATTTACGAAGAATATTTTGATGAGTTTGATGGCGATTCTTTCGACGCTCAGCCAGCCGCCAAAATAACAAACTATTTTCGAGATCCCAATGGAAAGGACCGAGTCGTATCCTCAATTTCCTGGAATCCCACCGATTCTAAAAAAATCGTTGCTGCGTATAGTTTTTTGAGCCCTTCATTTACTGCCCCAGTTGCCAATTACGACTCATACGTCTgggatttatgtttttttatgtttttattagaTTAGCTTTTCCTAACAACCCGGAGTTTATTCTCCATACAATATCTCCAATTTTGACGAGTTCCTACTCCCCAAAAGACTCACACGTGATTCTCGGAGGTTGTTATAACGGACAGATTGGTTGTTTATTAAATTGACATTAACTAGGATTTTGGGATACCCGAAAAGGGACAACTGCTGTGGACTATACACGGGTAGAAGTGTCGCACAAGGATCCAGTCTATGGGGCAATCTGGATAAATTCAAAATCCGGAAGCGAGTTTTTCACAGCTTCCACGGATGGATGTGTTTATTGGTGGGACACAAGAAAACTAACGGACCCCGTGGATATAATATATCTTGACACTACTAAAAAACAAGACCCGACGAAAGCTATAGGAGCCACCTGCCTGGAATATGAACCGACTattgtataatttataaacatttcagCCAACTAAATTTATGGCGGGTTCTGAGATGGGTTCAGTAATTCTCTGCAATCGGAAAGGGAAGACAAACGCAGAAAAAGTCGTCTCCGTGTTTAATGGACATAAGGGACCGATTTATTCAGTGAAAAGAAATCCGTTCTATCCCAAACAATTCCTCACTGTGGGCGATTGGACTGCAAGGGTAAAATTCTGAATTGGTTAGATGGCAGATATGGTCAGAGGATATCAAGGATTCATCGATCATGTGGACTCAGTATGAATCTAATTAATATGTTAGTAATCACATGAACTTCCTGACAGACGCCGCATGGAGTCCTACAAGACCGGGAGTTTTCTTTACAACGAGAGTGGACGGTGTCCTTGATGTTTGGGATCTTTGTTTTAATCATTCCAATTGTGCTTTATCCatcaaagttttatttttacaacAATTTAAAGCTGGACGAGTCGGCTCTGCATAGTTTACAAATAAACGAAACAGGGAAATGTGCTGTTTCAGGATCGGCTTCGGGAAATATAGCATTTTTGGAGTTTTCAGATTCAATCTACGCACtccaaaaatcagaaaaaaatacagTTTCATCCGTAATCATTGTTTGAACCCAATCCCGGTAGATATTTGAACGGGAGACAAAACGCATGAAAATATATGAATCCCGGCAAAAAGAACTGAGATTCCGTGCCAAGTCACCTCATTCGACTAATCCAGTACATATTTAAATTTTAGTATTTGATAGGATGAGGATATGGCTCAAAATGATGAAGCTGAAGAAATCGACGTGAAAGGCGAATTTTTCAAGTTTatagaatctgaaaaaaaaattcggaACGAAATTGAATCCAAAAAACCACCAAAAATTCGATTTTCCATGGTTTTTAGGTATAGGCGTCATTGTTAGCACACCAATGGGGGCACCAGTACTCGGCCTAGTCAATTCTCAATTGGAGAAAATCACGAAAATAAtccttaaataattaattcaaattaattactATTAACACtagtaatttaaaattaaaccgaatttaaacacatacactctGACGTTGTTATGACTCACAACGTGGCTTAAAAACTGCAATTGTATCAATGAGTCATCTCTTTTCCTaaaattgttttttctctttgatttgcTGTTATTGTTCTAAAAAGTTCGTAATAATCGATAAATAATTTGGGTGTCTGCCTTGATACTGTTTCTTTGATTTTACTAATAACTTTCAGCCGGTCTTTAATTTCTGGTAATCTGGCCTATTATAAAAAGTTGTTTCTTCTTCAATTACTTTTTGTTAAAAAACTTCATCGAATTCCTctgcatattaatttttttcGGATATTTGGAAGATATTGTggatttttaattctttcagaaTTTATCTCTGGTACAATCCCACCTTTCGCAAGGGATTTACTTTTTATGTCAACCTGACGGCTCTAAACAAATGTGATGGTGGAATACGGCCCAATGCTGTTGGGAGCGTCTTTTGAGGCCTGGCGGACAAAATTATTTGCCGTTCGGTTCTTCCCGAAGCAAGTATACTTTTAATACCGACCCAACTGGGTGTGGGTGTGAATGGAGCCTGCGAAGTACCCGCTCATAGCATATGGCAGTTGCCTTTTTCGGAAAATAATAAAATCCCCTTCTTCCTTATAACTTGATGTCAAAAACGACTTCAATTAATTCCTTTTCCTGAACAGTGTGCGTTGTCGGAATATGCTGCAGGTGCCAACGAATGGATTTCTCGTAGATTTCTCATTGAACTAACATAAGGTGCACTTGTAACTGAAAAATTCTGAAACTATGCAGGTTCGCTTAACATCAGTGacagaacacatatatacatacaatttcttACAAAAACAGAGTTGAACCGTGGGAAGGAGTCTTGAACTAGACAAAAAATATATGATTATCAAATAAGTGTGGCTAAAACATTGCCAGTGCCTGTCAGCACCTCGAAAGGAAAGAAGCGTGTTTGCCTACATAAATCACTTTGCAAATAGAAGAAATAACGACAAGATAAAAAAGATTATTTAGTTAATTGGCACGGATTAAATAATGCCCCAAGTTTGATAATACCCCCATAAAATGTactaaaatcaaattaaaataacctgataattaataaaaaaatctgaTAATGGAACTAAGTCGATTTATTCTATTTTGGTAACCAAATTGATGCATTTAGGCTGCAgacaaacatattattattattaacccccaAGCTTGCATAGCAAACCCAGCACAAACAGTCATAGCTAAATAATCGAATGAAGAAGCCAAAGAAGAAGGAACTGTCCGTGCTGATCAGTATTAGCCTCCAAATCTTCAATACAGCCTTCCGGATCCACAAAAGGTGGAAAATATCTGGTTCGCCCAGTTCTCATTTGTCAGCCTCCTACTGTCGCTCATCGCACGTCATTTGTTTTCGGAAGGGTTTTACATGATTAAgattttttcattgataatatGATCAGACAAACATAGGTAAAAgatagtttatttatgatacgtatttaaaaataaacaaaacaaaaggcaATCAGGGACGATCCGCAGATAGAATTGAGAAACTGTTCCCCCTGAGAACGGCTATTGAGACACGCTCAAAGAGCCGGCTAAGCTCTAGGGGGTTGTTTCTAATTCTTCCGAGGTGGCGGCCTCTCTTGGTGAGAAAACAAAGAGTTGATGGTCGAAgcgtttatatataatagttctaataaattttttgtcctatttaaataattagataaatatatatcacgtgatggGCATTAGATACTACACCGCACGtttattcaataattttctgAGAAATCTCTCCAATGATTCCCGAGCAATTGTTTACCATTCGAGAGGTGACCCCATCAAAGTTACtcaaatcgataaaataactctTCCACAAATTGCTCCTGATGAACTCCGTCTGAGAGTGTTGATGGCACCAATCAACCCCTCGGATATAAACATGATTCAGGGACGCTACGGATATCTTCCCTCCCTTCCGGCGGTGGGCGGAAATGAGTGTGTTGCCGAGATCCAACAGATTGGATCGaatgtaaaaaattttaaaatcggAGACCGAGTCTTTCCTGCTGAGCCAGGGAATGGGACGTGGTGTGAAAATTGTAATGTAAAGGCCAATGAAATGATCAAACTTCCTGTCGACGTTCCTTCTGTAGTTGGGGCGTCTATTGTTGTGAATCCATGCAGTGCGTATAGAATGGTCAAGGACTACGGAGCACAACCAGGGGACTATATCATCCAAAATGGAGCAACCTCCGGAGTGGGAGAGGCTGTTATTCAGTTTGCCAAGATATTCGGAATTCGAACCATTAATGTTGTCCGAGAATCCACTTCTGATGACATTAAGCAGTATCTAACTGATTTGGGTGCCGATTATGTAATCACCGACAAGTTTCTCCAGTCGGCAAGTATGAAGAATCTTATCAAAGATGTTGGAGCACCCAAATTGGCCCTGAATTGTGTCGGGGGGCAGTCGGCCACTGAATTGTTTCGTAATTTGGGTCAAGATGGAGTTATGGTCACTTTTGGTGCCATGGCACGGGATCCTCCAAAAATTCCAATGGGGAAATTCATCTTTCTCAATTTGAAGATTGTCGGCTTTTGGCTGACTCAGTGGAAAGCCAAGAATTCAAATAACGAGGCTTATCAGCTTATGTTAGATGATATTTTCAAGTTCTCCGTTGAAGGCAAGTTCAAGGCTCCTAGATTTAAGTTTTTCGATTTCGACGATTTCAAGACTCCTCTTGAGCAGATTGCAGCTCCTGGCGTCTCTAAAGGCAAGTCTATGCTTGTCATGGATCGTTCGTACATTtagaattgtttcttttttacggactttttgtttttattttttagatattgaaaattaaatgggtttctcttatttataaatgaacaaaaataattagttttataaaaaaattatgtcgTTTATAGCTAATATAATTGATTCGATTTTTGATTTCTAAAATTTTGGTCtgaagttttctttgattttatttgGTCAGCTTTGATCAATCTTTTCAATGTTTATTATAAACGAGTGTCGATAACCCTGAAAGTTGCAATCACCATTGTTAAATTTTTGGAACCACTGTGAAAAAATGTATTTTAGTCGATtttaaataatagatattattgaAGGTTCCATGCATCGAATATGCAAACCAGATTGACAAGTGACGCCGTCATCAGTGAGTGATCTCACTGAGGAACCTGATGTCTTCATCGGCCACACTACAAAAAAAGGGGGACAGGATGGACCAGAGACATGTGTCTTCGTTTGGATTAGTTAGTTTGTTGGTAACATTTTCTCATTCTGTCTTggtctttataaaaaaaataaaaaaatgaaaaataaagtgtgGCCGGCCTAAGCGAGATGTCAACATGTCGTTTACAACTTGCGGTAGGGCTATTTACGATATTGATATTATGTCACATGGGTGATCAGACCCCTATGGGCAACCTGGCCTTTACGTGTTTCCATGGCAACTACATAgcaaatatttactaaaaggCCAACTAAAATAAAGGCAATCGATCCGAACTAAtgattgaactttaaatttttgagaaaatgatgttttatatttgaaccatgcttgctttaaaataataaaattctttacaacattagcaaattataacgtgaattatttttatttttgataatataaattgcaacattagcaaattataatttacatcaaattttttgcaaagtttgtaacaactttaactctaaccttaacccaaaccctaacgttggcaagtgccaacataaatattcaaaatctaaacctaaccttaacccaaaccctaacgttggcaagtgacaacataaaattcaaaatctaaaccctaaccttaacccaaaccctaacgttggcagtgacaacataaatattcaaaatctaaccctgaccttaacccaaaccctaactcgaaattaaatgatgtttctgctgacgattcttcagacattttttacaaaaattGGAAGCCTTTTTGGCCAACCGGTGTTTGCTTCGAGCATTCATATCCTCCGGGAATATCCCGATTAACGCTTCCTTAATTTGATTGTATTCGTTAATATTTCTGACGTAACCCTTAAACCCAGACATCACAAAGTGTGAGTAACCACGctgttaaaattaatatacttttgggtaagccatttttaaaagataattcaaatgtaattttaaattagaataattgattaatctacactcttccatatataaattgctatattcaatatttaataccttctgcggtttccatagaaacacgtaaaaggactggctgcccatagcgacatagtcgcccatgtgacatattaataccTGTTCCAATTTTAAACTGGAAAAATATTAGAATTGAATTATTATGCCATATCTTCGATCattactaaaaaattttaaattgattacctaaatttcattattatttcatttattttcaatacaatcataagcttttctcaaattcactccaagagaaaaacatagagaCTGCTAATCGCCAAAATTTTCAtgtgtttcaattattattttttgtatcgtCACAGTATTTGCGATATATTGTTTTTCAGTCATCTAAAACAATTTTCGATGTATTTTGACGAAAAATTTTTTATATGCAACATTGACTTTCGTAATTACAAATTATAAGTTTGTATGTGACATTTTAAGGAGGTATTTTGGTCTTGACATCCAATATTTCGCTGTGGACGTTCTAATTCTTTCATTGTCTTACTTATTTTTGGAAATTTTACATATAGTGGATAATAAAAaatctttcttttaatttacaaaaattttggGAAAACTTCTAAAGAATGGTTCTGTTCATTATCTGAGAGACCGCTTGATGGTGCCTTTTTAatctattaaaataatatttttttaat encodes:
- the LOC115227880 gene encoding dynein intermediate chain 3, ciliary-like; this encodes MEITYVYTKTRAEFGKQCIFTDKNPELIVDIKPKPEDKENFIEFNYCDKEVNHIPEISEHEVNTESFRTNNTGINHVEGGWPKDINCEDVDQIQRFRKKVEKDDVYITSVRNLSIV
- the LOC115227881 gene encoding enoyl-[acyl-carrier-protein] reductase, mitochondrial-like, whose amino-acid sequence is MGIRYYTARLFNNFLRNLSNDSRAIVYHSRGDPIKVTQIDKITLPQIAPDELRLRVLMAPINPSDINMIQGRYGYLPSLPAVGGNECVAEIQQIGSNVKNFKIGDRVFPAEPGNGTWCENCNVKANEMIKLPVDVPSVVGASIVVNPCSAYRMVKDYGAQPGDYIIQNGATSGVGEAVIQFAKIFGIRTINVVRESTSDDIKQYLTDLGADYVITDKFLQSASMKNLIKDVGAPKLALNCVGGQSATELFRNLGQDGVMVTFGAMARDPPKIPMGKFIFLNLKIVGFWLTQWKAKNSNNEAYQLMLDDIFKFSVEGKFKAPRFKFFDFDDFKTPLEQIAAPGVSKGKSMLVMDRSYI